The Hippoglossus stenolepis isolate QCI-W04-F060 chromosome 12, HSTE1.2, whole genome shotgun sequence genome segment cagacacggtgTCATCATACACATCTGTAAAGTCAGACCGGGTAAAACCAACATATTTTGGTCTTCATCAACACAAATGTCAGGTTTATGTGCATACAGAGCTTTGAAGTGAGATCGATACAAGTGGTCACATCAAAGTTGTGGTTGATCTTGTTAGTCATGATAATCTCGTGCCCAGCCTCTGGCGGAGGCGGTTCTTACTTCTAGATCAGTTGGTGCCACTCTGGAACCAGTGTTTCTGGCTGAGAGGCAGTTCTTTGGCTGTGGAAACACAAATAACTGATTCCAGACAAGCTACTGGCTCTGAACTGCCTTTGTGGAAAAGGGGAATAAATGATCCAGTTTTGGAACCTTGTTTTCTACGTTTTGCATATTTATGCAACACTTCTCTAATGCCTCAAACTTTAGGTCGAGTGCACTGTCTTCTATATTTGTATTATGCAAGACCACTATAGTGGCACATTAGACTTGTTTTTCAAtcaattaatatttttaaatttattcaAAGCAACACTATACAACTTGTACCTTTAAAATTGCagcagacatgcactgaactctgcagatcctcCGCAGATTCTCCAGAGGACTTGCATGTGTGAATTCAAATGTCttcaagagtaatgctgaactgtagatcagttaaaaagatctagaagtcattaaaaaccagcgttCATCTCCCATATTCACAGAGGaaccttttaaaatatcaagaattctaaacagagtttgatGTATTTGTTGTATCTTCTGATTCAagaagccggggatcatgggtaatatctaCTGCTCAGTTGTTTCAGTTCGGTGAGTGAGACAATGCAGGCGGAGCTCCACTCAACACATTGAGATTGTTTAatctctacatgaaaaccaattAATCGCTTCGACATGGAAGCCAACAGAATAAATCACCCTGTGTGGCTGTTGCTCGGTAAAActtgcatagtgttgctttaacataGAGGTAATTATGGCAGGTAGTTCAAAGTTCTATTCTTAAACAACTGCACAATAAGCTGATTCTCATTATTTTTGTCTCAGGTCAGGCTATGGGCGGCACGCTGAGTGCAGTAGCAGCAATAATGGACCTGGCGCTCACAAAGGACGTGACAGACAGCGCTCTGGCCTATTTCCTGACAGCTGACTTCTTCATTCTGCTCTGTATCATCACATATCTGCTGCTGCCAAAACTGGCATATTCAAGGTCAGATGCAGACCAGGATATTGTTGGTCCCATTTAGATACATATACTACCTACCAAACCTGTCAGTTACTTTCATCATAATGAATATCATAGATTTTAAATAGttacctctgctaaggaggttatgttttcaccgctatcttattttatgtgtttgtacACAGAAAAcctttccacaaaacttggtggaattaTGTGGTAGGGGTCAAGAAAGAGCCAATGTGTCATTTTGCATACTACCACCAGATGGTGCCCAAAGTTAGAAAAGTTTAAATCCCAAACAATGGGtttaaattggtaaaaaaataattctacTAAATATTCCAAATTTACATGCATCAGTTATTTTGTATGTGCAGTTAAATTTTACATCTATCTAAAACTACCATTTAGATCAGGAGCAGTGCACAtaataaacactttttattttcatttttctaatgTACTTAACATAATGATTTTGAACTCATTTTAAGTTTGACCTGCCCCTTTAGTCAGAGTAATAACGACCTTATAATAAAACTGTCAGACGACTACATCAATACATCTTGTTCAAGTGCagctatattataaaataatgattCATTACATTAAGAGCAATTTAAAGCTCTGTTGCAGCTGTTAAGACTTCAGATAAAATTCAGAATGACATCTCACTCTTCAAAAGTTATTGGAGCATTTATGCTGCATCCCGCTTCTTTCCCCTAGACACTACATGCTGGCAGCAACATGCACCAGTGCAGGAGTGATGACAGAAGATGGAAGTGACGGCGCAGTGAGCAGAGTCTCTACCCCACCACTGCGTCCCATCCTGAGGAAGACGTGGGTGCTGGGCTTCAGTGTCTTCTGCGTCTTCTGCATCTCTATAATGGTGTTCCCTGCAGTATCCTCAGGGATCCAGTCTGTTAACAAGGACAGCGGCAGCCCCTGGACAACCACTTACTTTGTGCCCCTCACCAGCTTCCTCCTGTACAATCTAGCAGACTTCTGCGGCAGGCAGGCCACCGCCTGGCTGCAGGTCCCAGGCCCCACCAGCCGAGTCCTGCCGGTGCTGGTGATGTGTCGCACCATCATGGTCCCACTTCTCATATTCTGTAACTACCAGCCAAGGgaccacattcacacagtgctaTTCAAACATGATGCTTTTCCTGTGCTGTTTAATTGCATGTTAGGCCTCTCCAATGGCTACTTAGGCACTCTACCAATGATCTATGGACCAAAGGTGGTCCCTCGGGAGCTGGCAGAGGCCACAGGAGTGGTCATGTCCTTCTTCCTCACTCTGGGACTGGCGGTTGGCTCTGCATTCTCTGTGCTCATCGTGCACTGCATCTGATCATGCTGTGAGGCAATCGCCCTGTCATGTCCAGTGGTATAATGGAGTAGGACAGATGAGGTAGTTTGCCCAGTGCTGATGAAAAACCAGGGCTTCAAACCAAAGCACATCAGTACAGCCAGGTGTTTTATGTGGAAAAACTGACAAGCTGCTCATTGCCCCTCTTGTCTAAAAAGCCTTAACTCCTTCATACCTCACATTAAAAGCACAGAGTTTACACTGATGTGGCTCATTATGAGCCAGAGGGGCCGAGCCTACATCTATACATGTTTGAAATGAGGAAATGGCTCCTAGAGCGAGAGTTGCAATCTATGCAGTCCATAAGGGACaattcattaaacatttttttatttcattttggaAAATGCATGTTGTAGATATTTCAAGGTGATATAGATGCCGGGGGTGTTAAATATTTAGTTCAACCTAAATGAACAAACTTGCCAGTGGTAAGGAAAGACCACATCTTTCTGAGGGACACAGGtgggaaaatgtctgtgtgctCAATGAACAGGATGTTGATTTGTCTGTAACTGAACTTGATCACACAATGATAAACTGAACATTTCCAATAACTTGTGGATTGACTTTATCACGCATTATAAACTAAACAATTCCAACAACAGCTTGTGgatttcagttattttaaatgactAAATTGATCACGTGCACTGCAAGTTGCAAGGGTAAAGCATTGTTGTAGCTTGGGCTTAAACTGGTGCTTTTATCACAAACGACACATGTTGTCATTCTCCTGTAGTGAAATGGAGGAAATCAAATGACTCCCCCAGAGTTAACCTAGACACCAGTTGTCTATAATCTTTAGAAAAAAGTCAGCTGTTACATTTGCAGTTTATGGACCCCTTGTTAGCATCACTGATCAAAAGTTAAGTGGTGTGGTTTAATGGAGTTCTTCACCTGACTGAGGAAATAATTAAGGCTCCAGATTGATTCATTTTAACAATACAAGACTTATTCAGTTTACAGTAAAGGAAAAGAGACTGAAGTGTTTTGGGATCACTTTAATTGTTAAAAATGTACAGATTTTATGGACAGTTTACTCAGGATTTGAAGCAGACAAACCAAATTTGAGATGCTTTTTGCACATTAGAAACGCAGTGATTTACAAACAGTAGGAAGAATGCAAACAATGGGAGGTACAATCTCAGACGAATCACCTCCATATCAGCGCCTTAAAACAAAATCTAACATTTTGTCTGCAAAATAGAAACTTGTTTCAAAGATCAGACATCCTACTAAAATTAATGCCAGTCATTAACACACTGAGCCATCTCTCCGGTTTCACCAGGGAAAATGATTAGAACacagctggggggggggtctgaaGACGCAGCAGGACAGCAGCCAGCTGATGCATAGTCAACATTATACGACATGTGAAACTTGaatttgtgttctcacacacaaacctctctCTCAACAAGCAATGTAGGGAAATATAACAACCAAATGTGCTCAGTGAGGAAATCACAGGCTTGAGCTGCAGGCCACTATACACAAATCACTCCTTCCCCGTCccccaccccaaaaaaaaaaaaaaaatagtttagTCCCTTTCCTCCATGACATCAttgaaaatatcaaaagtttAAACAGAAGTCATTTAAGTCtattaaaaagaaacaggaacAAATTTAAAACTGGGAAGCAGCACTACcatattatttctttttaaattccCTACAGGTTGAGTTGGTGCTGATCTTCCTCTATACCCACACATGACGTTTGCAGTGATCCACAGcctgaaagacagaaacaagagGTTGGCACGTGCTTATTAAAAGAAAACCTGTTTAATAGTTTACATGAAAGAAACTAAATTACGCTCTTTCATATCTTCAAAACAGAAGTCAAGAGTACCACACTGGAGACATATTTTGGTTTCCAAATAGAACTCAAATTACTCACATTGCACCGTGATGCTGTCTCCATGTTTTTGCACCAGAATGCAGGTCCCCAGCTGCACTGCTCTGTTCCCAGCAGCCTGCGCACAGCTTCAGGACAGGCTCCCATTTTCTGTTagacacacacaactcaaaTATTAAACTGGGCTGCAGGGACTGAATATCCAATTTAGTGTCTATTCccaataatttaaaaataaaagaaactagctatAATAGTAAGGAACGACTTAAATTCTTTGAAAATCTCCTGGATTAGGAGGAATAAAATGTCTTGGTAAAACCAAAAAAGTCTGACTCTTCACAATGAAGATTACACATTGACAACACTTGATATTTtgtcatgaataaatatatatatttaccatGCACACAAAGTCTGGGTCGAGcatctggagcagcagctggacaaGCATTGGCTCGTACTGTACAATCATCTGGTCACACtgtagacacagacagacacacaggtaaaTACAAGTCTGTCACCTGAGGATGGGTAAAAGTTAACCAATCTAAGAAGGTGCAACTTCTCACCTCAGCCTGGAAAGAGTCAGGCAGGAAGCTGCACACTTTCCTCACAGCCTCCTTTATCTGTTCCTCTGTAGCGTTCTTCTCCAGAATTCGGTCAATGTAATTAATGGCCATCTTGCACACCTCGCAGTAACCACCAGCCTTGAAGCGAGTCTGGTCGAGTGCAGCTGGAAAGAATTCAAACAGAAATCAGTGTTGTACTACATGTGTGGGAAAAAACCTTGGGTTTAATAGAggtaattaaaaacagattataCAATAAGATCTCCCTAACATCTGTGCTGCCAGCAAAGCCATTGTTGGCAGTCAGCTTGTGCTTAaagggttcagtgtgtagaattctagtggtgaagctgaatgttgcagctaaatacgCCTCACCTCACTcttccaaacattaaagaaCCTGTGGTTTTTGTCATGAAACtcaagatgtttagtttgtccagtctaggatactgtaaaaaaaacaaaaaaaaaacatggcggcctccgtagaacACCTGCTCACGATTTAaataaagggcccattcaagcgtatataaaacaatttataaaATTTAGATGAATATTAGACGATtactttatattcagtttctgccaatagatccctctcacctgaatcttacacactgaacctttaaagagtGAAGACTTACGGACATATGCACGGTTGGCATCATTGCAGAGAGCCAGCACTGTGCAGATAGTCTTGGGGTCAGCCTGCTGAACCAGCAGATCAATGATGGCCTGGCCATAGGTCTCGATCAGGTCCTTACACTGGGCAGTCAGAGTGCGGGGCAGGTATGTGCACACCTTCTCCACAGCGTGAATCACCTCCTcctgagacaaacacagatgagtcAGCCTGATACTAGAGCAGTGTCTGAATACCATTAGCTTCTTTACAGCAGTTTCTATTGTTATGGTAATAGGtgtattttgttgcatgtgtcGCACCTCTGTTTTCTGATCCTTCAACGTGTCCTCCAGCTGCTTCATCACAAACTCACAGATGGTGCATGTTGGGGATTCGCTGACACGCACCATGGACTGGAACACACAGAGGCAATGTCTCATATGAGTGTGAAATACTGAGCTACAGATGGTATATTTTTGTCTTCCATCAATAACTGCTGATATGTCAGCCCACCATAACTTACAGACTTAGCAGACTCCATCTTGGTGGCAGGGACCATCTTGAGAGCAGGTAGAGTCTTGGCCGCGGACAGAGTCTTAGCAGCATGAAGCTTCAGCATGGGAATAAACTTCTTCAGAGCAGCAGTACAGAAGCCAACATGGACACAGATGTCCTTGGGTTGCTGAGGACAGAACCAGAAACGTTAGGCTCCACGGCAAAAGGTCCGTTGACAAAACTGGCGACAATGCATGCCATTACCATAAACCAAGTGCTTCTAGTCTGCATATCATACCACAGCATTACCACCCATGCAAACATCTATATTAACCCCCCTCCCCAAAAAAGACAGCTCAAGCAGTTTTCTTTTAACTGTACCAAACATAGCGTAACACACATCCCTACAGGAAAATAATGTTTCCTTCTGCTGCTCAGAActtagtatttaaaaaaaaaaaaaaaagattagacATTCAAAACATGCCGTTGGTTATAGGCCCTTCAGTTCATCTCTCATTTGACAGATTCATCTTTTAAGTCAAAAGATCCAAGCATACTCTAAACATGACAGTGTTGTGTACCGTGAGGGGATGTTAATGAGGCCCTTTGCTGCAGTGTGTTCCAACCAGCACTTGGTTGTAAAGTCATTAGCCAAACAAACAGTGTTTGGGTAGTGTCTAGTGGTCTCACTCATAATTAGAACATAGTTGTACATGTGTCTCTACTGTGCGAGGTGAGTATCTCTAGTGGAGTGGACAGCACAAAAAGCAGGAGCTAGTGGTTAAGAGGCTACAGGCTGAACACAAAGGAGACCTACCTGTTCCTGGGGAGCAGCACACAAAACCCAGAGcgggatgaaaaaaaaaaaaaagagcaagacAACATGAATGGagggatgaaagaaaagaagaacacatgaaaaaagataagaaatatttttttttttttaggaaagtAAGGAATCCAAAAGATATGAATAGATTCAGTGAGCAAGCCAAGGGGTGGTGGATATGACCTTAGCACCACCAACAATTACAACGTATCAATCATTAGCGTTGATGAATTGTTTAATAAGCTCTTTATTCAATATTAGAATATAATGGCCATTCAGGTTAAAATGGGacaaaaattaaattaaaaaaaaattgtgtttcaCGTCATGATTCGGGAAAGTTAGAAGACTCACCATGGACATGAGCTGCTCAACAACAAGGGTGCCATACCTGGAGACATACTGCTTGCACTGCAATGAGGAAAACAGTTAATATACAAAATTTTTTggaaaagaaatattttaaaaccaaacctccTGCAGTTTTGTGAGTCTTACCATTTCAGACAAGCCTGGCCCCAGCTGGTCACACTGGTTCTCAATATTCTCAATGAGAGAGTCTGTAAATGAGGAGTTGGCCTTAGCTTCGGCTTGAGCGTCAGTCAGGAACTTGATGCAGTCTTGGCACACCTCATCGTCATTCTACAAGAAACGCAAGATTCAGAGCAAAATtaatacaaagtaaaacataatgTCCCTGTGGATGAAGAGGAAAGTTATTTCATTACCTGCTTTGGAGCCTCCTGTTTGACGACCTCCTGCTTGGGACTCTCCTGAGGATAGAGGAGCCCGGGCACATTGAGGAGGAAAGGAGTCAGTGGCTGGGCAAGGTCGACCTGAGGGATGTCATTggacacaagctgctgctgggcCTCAACCTTGGCCAGAGCTGCCTGCTGAGAGTTACACAGCCCGATGGCACCACACGCTACACTGGGATCCTCCTAAAGACAGAAATCATCATGTTAAATTCAATAACTGGTACATTTTAATTGACATTTTATAGGGAAGTGCTATCTGGAACAAATTGTTCCTTTTTGCTCCCATCGTGGTAAGAGCAGGTGAAAGTTGAGACAAAGAAGCCTACACTAAATGGTCTCCCAGTCATGGGGTTTATACAATGACTCGTCTGTCCCCATTTAGACTTGGGACTCACTTCCCCATCAATAGCCCTCATTTAGCTCACTGCACTTTTTCAGACTCCAAGGGGCAGATGGACCTTTTTGAAGAGTCTTAGTTGAAGCTGAACAATAAACTGACAAACCAAACATGAATAAGACCTCGGGTTAAACTTGGTTGTAGCTCATTTGTATGTGCTGGATATTGTTCTAAATTCAAACCTTGACTAACGTGTACTGGCAAAATTAAAAGGCTAATTTGCTGTGGCCTTAAACTAATTTATTATTACTTCAGCTAATTATTACATTCAAGGACGCTCGACCAGTGAATCCGTATTTAAAAatacggggggggggga includes the following:
- the slc29a3 gene encoding equilibrative nucleoside transporter 3, with translation MDVPEPVQPSLNSSYVPTALGNHNISEDEDNEDQSPSASLLPKHSSVPLAVRYSPEDSYCLVYIIFFLMGIGSLLPWNFFITAKHYWLYKLSNNTNPSNSEDQRSHLSDYFESYLVIASTVPSVLSLVLNYILVNRLSSNVRILASLFVILVVFVVTTVLVKVDVSDSRGEFFVGTLVSVAVVSGASNLFSGSVFGISGHFPMRISQALISGQAMGGTLSAVAAIMDLALTKDVTDSALAYFLTADFFILLCIITYLLLPKLAYSRHYMLAATCTSAGVMTEDGSDGAVSRVSTPPLRPILRKTWVLGFSVFCVFCISIMVFPAVSSGIQSVNKDSGSPWTTTYFVPLTSFLLYNLADFCGRQATAWLQVPGPTSRVLPVLVMCRTIMVPLLIFCNYQPRDHIHTVLFKHDAFPVLFNCMLGLSNGYLGTLPMIYGPKVVPRELAEATGVVMSFFLTLGLAVGSAFSVLIVHCI
- the LOC124854584 gene encoding prosaposin isoform X1, translated to MLLLTLLFVCAAAATPLLGTEQCARGPPYWCQNVKTASLCGAVTHCRQNVWNKPQMKTVPCDLCKEVLMVVEQILKDNATESEVLGYLEKACQLIPDKGLTAECKEMVDAYYPIIVGILTGELEDPSVACGAIGLCNSQQAALAKVEAQQQLVSNDIPQVDLAQPLTPFLLNVPGLLYPQESPKQEVVKQEAPKQNDDEVCQDCIKFLTDAQAEAKANSSFTDSLIENIENQCDQLGPGLSEMCKQYVSRYGTLVVEQLMSMEQQPKDICVHVGFCTAALKKFIPMLKLHAAKTLSAAKTLPALKMVPATKMESAKSSMVRVSESPTCTICEFVMKQLEDTLKDQKTEEEVIHAVEKVCTYLPRTLTAQCKDLIETYGQAIIDLLVQQADPKTICTVLALCNDANRAYVPALDQTRFKAGGYCEVCKMAINYIDRILEKNATEEQIKEAVRKVCSFLPDSFQAECDQMIVQYEPMLVQLLLQMLDPDFVCMKMGACPEAVRRLLGTEQCSWGPAFWCKNMETASRCNAVDHCKRHVWV
- the LOC124854584 gene encoding prosaposin isoform X2 yields the protein MLLLTLLFVCAAAATPLLGTEQCARGPPYWCQNVKTASLCGAVTHCRQNVWNKPQMKTVPCDLCKEVLMVVEQILKDNATESEVLGYLEKACQLIPDKGLTAECKEMVDAYYPIIVGILTGELEDPSVACGAIGLCNSQQAALAKVEAQQQLVSNDIPQVDLAQPLTPFLLNVPGLLYPQESPKQEVVKQEAPKQNDDEVCQDCIKFLTDAQAEAKANSSFTDSLIENIENQCDQLGPGLSEMCKQYVSRYGTLVVEQLMSMQPKDICVHVGFCTAALKKFIPMLKLHAAKTLSAAKTLPALKMVPATKMESAKSSMVRVSESPTCTICEFVMKQLEDTLKDQKTEEEVIHAVEKVCTYLPRTLTAQCKDLIETYGQAIIDLLVQQADPKTICTVLALCNDANRAYVPALDQTRFKAGGYCEVCKMAINYIDRILEKNATEEQIKEAVRKVCSFLPDSFQAECDQMIVQYEPMLVQLLLQMLDPDFVCMKMGACPEAVRRLLGTEQCSWGPAFWCKNMETASRCNAVDHCKRHVWV